In the Natrinema sp. CBA1119 genome, TCGAACCGGATACCGAACTAACACTCACCGTCTCCGGAACCGAGACGGCCTACGCGATCAGCGACGGGCGCAACCGACGGCACCTCGAGCCGCCCGCGACGGTATCGGTCTCGCTGGCCGACGAGTTCGTGACGCTCGTCGGCCCGCAGGCGAACTTTTTCGACGGGCTCGACAAACTCGAGTAGTCCTACTGCTCGCCCTCGACGAGCCGCTCGAGGTGTTCCGGCGGCACCGAGCCGCGGGCGGCGCGGCCGTCCGAAACGAACGTCGGCACGCCGGTGATTCCTTGCTGTTGAGCCTCGGCGAACCGATCCTCGAGCTCTGCGCGGAGACTCTCATCTGCGACGGCGTCGCGGATCTCGTCGGCCGGCAGATCGGCGTCTTCGGCGAGGTCGGCCAGGACGTCGACGTCGCCGATGTCGCGGCCGTCCTGCCACAGCGCCGTGTAGATCGATTCGTCGAACGCCGGCCACTGGCCGGGGTACTCCTGCTTGACGTACCAGGAGGCGACCTGCGCGTCGAACGAGTCGATATCGGTCGCCATCACCTGGGCCATTTCGACGCCGTACTCCTCCTGCAGCCGGCGAACGTTCTGTTTCGCCTGCTCGAAGTACTCGTCGTCCTTACCGTCGTCAGCGTCCTGATCGATCGAACCGTCCGGGTTCCGCTTCCCCCGTCGCAGGTCGAAGGGATGCCACTCGACGTTCAGTGG is a window encoding:
- a CDS encoding DsbA family protein; amino-acid sequence: MADADTGSTPETADRLTIYADYVCPFCYLGTRSLAQYREGRDEPLNVEWHPFDLRRGKRNPDGSIDQDADDGKDDEYFEQAKQNVRRLQEEYGVEMAQVMATDIDSFDAQVASWYVKQEYPGQWPAFDESIYTALWQDGRDIGDVDVLADLAEDADLPADEIRDAVADESLRAELEDRFAEAQQQGITGVPTFVSDGRAARGSVPPEHLERLVEGEQ